One genomic segment of Helianthus annuus cultivar XRQ/B chromosome 14, HanXRQr2.0-SUNRISE, whole genome shotgun sequence includes these proteins:
- the LOC110903653 gene encoding histone-lysine N-methyltransferase ASHH3 isoform X3, translating to MLSLLDSLHFTYTSKAMPAMNQKTESDDFGQVFEKLEKDIGEPVEFGLPDWVNKSKPQYSIIRRNIYRTKKVKRRAREEDDGIFCSCSASSGSSGVCGRDCHCGMLLSSCSSNCNCDKSCLNKPFHQRPMKKMKIVQTEKCGSGVVAEEDIMRGEFIIEYVGEVIDDKECENRLWIMKRQGKTNFYLCEINRDMVIDATFKGNKSRYINHSCSPNTEMQKWRIDGETRIGIFATRYIKKGEHLTYDYQFVQFGADQDCHCGAVDCRRKLGVKPNKSKFPSSVAALKMVTCQAYNNGVRQAGCSMHAINQTRIPRNCIGQILVILRPGSENLYGSIKRYDTNTGKHLIMFQNGGTKLLDLSQVDFELCNA from the exons ATGTTATCTTTGCTCGATTCATTGCATTTCACGTATACGAGTAAAGCGATGCCGGCTATGAATCAG aagactgaatctgatgattttGGGCAAGTGTTTGAAAAATTGGAGAAGGACATTGGAGAACCTGTTGAGTTTGGACTTCCTGATTGGGTAAATAAGTCAAAACCTCAGTATTCAATCATAAGGCGCA ATATATATCGAACAAAGAAGGTTAAGAGGCGAGCTCGAGAGGAAGATGATGGAATATTCTGTTCCTGCAGCGCATCATCCGGTTCTTCTGGTGTCTGTGGTAGAGATTGCCATTGTGG GATGCTACTGTCAAGCTGCTCGTCTAACTGTAATTGTGATAAATCATGCCTTAATAAACCATTTCACCAACGGCCTATGAAGAAAATGAAGATAGTGCAG ACTGAAAAATGTGGCTCAGGGGTTGTTGCTGAAGAGGATATCATGAGAGGGGAGTTCATAATCGAATATGTTGGAGAAG TTATTGATGACAAAGAGTGTGAAAACAGGCTTTGGATAATGAAACGTCAAGGAAAGACGAACTTTTATTTGTGTGAGATTAACCGTGACATGGTGATTGATGCTACATTCAAAGGAAATAAATCAAGATATATAAATCATAGTTGTTCTCCAAATACCGAGATGCAGAAATG GAGGATTGATGGTGAAACAAGAATCGGCATATTTGCAACCCGGTATATCAAGAAGGGCGAACACCTGACCTATGATTATCA GTTTGTGCAGTTTGGTGCAGACCAGGATTGTCACTGTGGTGCTGTAGACTGTAGACGGAAACTGGGAGTGAAGCCTAACAAATCAAAGTTTCCTTCTTCAGTTGCTGCACTAAAGATGGTTACATGTCAG GCTTACAATAATGGTGTTCGACAAGCAG GATGTTCAATGCATGCCATTAATCAAACAAGAATACCTCGTAATTGCATTGGGCAAATTCTTGTAATACTACGCCCTGGGTCAGAGAA TTTATATGGTAGCATCAAGCGGTATGACACCAACACAGGAAAACACTTG ATCATGTTCCAAAATGGTGGCACTAAGCTCCTTGATTTGAGTCAAGTTGATTTTGAGCTTTGTAACGCTTAG
- the LOC110903653 gene encoding histone-lysine N-methyltransferase ASHH3 isoform X1, with translation MLSLLDSLHFTYTSKAMPAMNQKTESDDFGQVFEKLEKDIGEPVEFGLPDWVNKSKPQYSIIRRNIYRTKKVKRRAREEDDGIFCSCSASSGSSGVCGRDCHCGMLLSSCSSNCNCDKSCLNKPFHQRPMKKMKIVQTEKCGSGVVAEEDIMRGEFIIEYVGEVIDDKECENRLWIMKRQGKTNFYLCEINRDMVIDATFKGNKSRYINHSCSPNTEMQKWRIDGETRIGIFATRYIKKGEHLTYDYQFVQFGADQDCHCGAVDCRRKLGVKPNKSKFPSSVAALKMVTCQVAINSPKVKALLSGKDAYNNGVRQAGCSMHAINQTRIPRNCIGQILVILRPGSENLYGSIKRYDTNTGKHLIMFQNGGTKLLDLSQVDFELCNA, from the exons ATGTTATCTTTGCTCGATTCATTGCATTTCACGTATACGAGTAAAGCGATGCCGGCTATGAATCAG aagactgaatctgatgattttGGGCAAGTGTTTGAAAAATTGGAGAAGGACATTGGAGAACCTGTTGAGTTTGGACTTCCTGATTGGGTAAATAAGTCAAAACCTCAGTATTCAATCATAAGGCGCA ATATATATCGAACAAAGAAGGTTAAGAGGCGAGCTCGAGAGGAAGATGATGGAATATTCTGTTCCTGCAGCGCATCATCCGGTTCTTCTGGTGTCTGTGGTAGAGATTGCCATTGTGG GATGCTACTGTCAAGCTGCTCGTCTAACTGTAATTGTGATAAATCATGCCTTAATAAACCATTTCACCAACGGCCTATGAAGAAAATGAAGATAGTGCAG ACTGAAAAATGTGGCTCAGGGGTTGTTGCTGAAGAGGATATCATGAGAGGGGAGTTCATAATCGAATATGTTGGAGAAG TTATTGATGACAAAGAGTGTGAAAACAGGCTTTGGATAATGAAACGTCAAGGAAAGACGAACTTTTATTTGTGTGAGATTAACCGTGACATGGTGATTGATGCTACATTCAAAGGAAATAAATCAAGATATATAAATCATAGTTGTTCTCCAAATACCGAGATGCAGAAATG GAGGATTGATGGTGAAACAAGAATCGGCATATTTGCAACCCGGTATATCAAGAAGGGCGAACACCTGACCTATGATTATCA GTTTGTGCAGTTTGGTGCAGACCAGGATTGTCACTGTGGTGCTGTAGACTGTAGACGGAAACTGGGAGTGAAGCCTAACAAATCAAAGTTTCCTTCTTCAGTTGCTGCACTAAAGATGGTTACATGTCAGGTGGCTATAAACTCTCCAAAAGTAAAAGCACTTCTTTCTGGTAAAGAT GCTTACAATAATGGTGTTCGACAAGCAG GATGTTCAATGCATGCCATTAATCAAACAAGAATACCTCGTAATTGCATTGGGCAAATTCTTGTAATACTACGCCCTGGGTCAGAGAA TTTATATGGTAGCATCAAGCGGTATGACACCAACACAGGAAAACACTTG ATCATGTTCCAAAATGGTGGCACTAAGCTCCTTGATTTGAGTCAAGTTGATTTTGAGCTTTGTAACGCTTAG
- the LOC110903653 gene encoding histone-lysine N-methyltransferase ASHH3 isoform X2 gives MLSLLDSLHFTYTSKAMPAMNQTESDDFGQVFEKLEKDIGEPVEFGLPDWVNKSKPQYSIIRRNIYRTKKVKRRAREEDDGIFCSCSASSGSSGVCGRDCHCGMLLSSCSSNCNCDKSCLNKPFHQRPMKKMKIVQTEKCGSGVVAEEDIMRGEFIIEYVGEVIDDKECENRLWIMKRQGKTNFYLCEINRDMVIDATFKGNKSRYINHSCSPNTEMQKWRIDGETRIGIFATRYIKKGEHLTYDYQFVQFGADQDCHCGAVDCRRKLGVKPNKSKFPSSVAALKMVTCQVAINSPKVKALLSGKDAYNNGVRQAGCSMHAINQTRIPRNCIGQILVILRPGSENLYGSIKRYDTNTGKHLIMFQNGGTKLLDLSQVDFELCNA, from the exons ATGTTATCTTTGCTCGATTCATTGCATTTCACGTATACGAGTAAAGCGATGCCGGCTATGAATCAG actgaatctgatgattttGGGCAAGTGTTTGAAAAATTGGAGAAGGACATTGGAGAACCTGTTGAGTTTGGACTTCCTGATTGGGTAAATAAGTCAAAACCTCAGTATTCAATCATAAGGCGCA ATATATATCGAACAAAGAAGGTTAAGAGGCGAGCTCGAGAGGAAGATGATGGAATATTCTGTTCCTGCAGCGCATCATCCGGTTCTTCTGGTGTCTGTGGTAGAGATTGCCATTGTGG GATGCTACTGTCAAGCTGCTCGTCTAACTGTAATTGTGATAAATCATGCCTTAATAAACCATTTCACCAACGGCCTATGAAGAAAATGAAGATAGTGCAG ACTGAAAAATGTGGCTCAGGGGTTGTTGCTGAAGAGGATATCATGAGAGGGGAGTTCATAATCGAATATGTTGGAGAAG TTATTGATGACAAAGAGTGTGAAAACAGGCTTTGGATAATGAAACGTCAAGGAAAGACGAACTTTTATTTGTGTGAGATTAACCGTGACATGGTGATTGATGCTACATTCAAAGGAAATAAATCAAGATATATAAATCATAGTTGTTCTCCAAATACCGAGATGCAGAAATG GAGGATTGATGGTGAAACAAGAATCGGCATATTTGCAACCCGGTATATCAAGAAGGGCGAACACCTGACCTATGATTATCA GTTTGTGCAGTTTGGTGCAGACCAGGATTGTCACTGTGGTGCTGTAGACTGTAGACGGAAACTGGGAGTGAAGCCTAACAAATCAAAGTTTCCTTCTTCAGTTGCTGCACTAAAGATGGTTACATGTCAGGTGGCTATAAACTCTCCAAAAGTAAAAGCACTTCTTTCTGGTAAAGAT GCTTACAATAATGGTGTTCGACAAGCAG GATGTTCAATGCATGCCATTAATCAAACAAGAATACCTCGTAATTGCATTGGGCAAATTCTTGTAATACTACGCCCTGGGTCAGAGAA TTTATATGGTAGCATCAAGCGGTATGACACCAACACAGGAAAACACTTG ATCATGTTCCAAAATGGTGGCACTAAGCTCCTTGATTTGAGTCAAGTTGATTTTGAGCTTTGTAACGCTTAG